One segment of Natronosalvus halobius DNA contains the following:
- a CDS encoding type 1 glutamine amidotransferase has protein sequence MHALRVALLNASYNDEATARNFDRDVRAEVHSFAVDEGDLPETYDYDAVIVSGSGASVYGDEPWIPPLLEWVDEAIDRDLPVLGVCFGHQLLAHVLGGRVEPMGEYEIGYREIERVGDSQLLSSLPDRFLAFTTHSDEVTKLPPGAELTAENDYSIHGFRAGHVFGVQFHPEYDRATAERITREKDLPEERIAAVLDGITEENVVTAADAKVLFDNFLGYVEALSAERPTNESRA, from the coding sequence ATGCACGCACTCCGAGTAGCGCTGTTGAACGCCTCGTACAACGACGAGGCGACGGCGCGGAACTTCGATCGAGACGTACGAGCCGAGGTCCACTCGTTCGCGGTGGACGAAGGCGACCTCCCCGAGACCTACGACTACGACGCCGTGATCGTCAGCGGGTCTGGCGCGTCGGTCTACGGCGACGAACCGTGGATTCCGCCACTGCTCGAGTGGGTGGACGAGGCGATAGATCGCGACCTTCCCGTGCTCGGCGTCTGTTTCGGCCACCAGTTGCTCGCACACGTCCTCGGCGGCCGGGTCGAACCGATGGGCGAGTACGAGATCGGCTACCGGGAGATCGAACGCGTCGGCGACTCGCAGTTGCTGTCGAGTCTCCCCGACCGGTTCCTGGCGTTCACGACCCACTCCGACGAGGTGACGAAACTCCCGCCTGGAGCCGAACTCACGGCCGAGAACGACTACTCGATACACGGCTTCCGCGCCGGCCACGTCTTCGGCGTCCAGTTCCACCCCGAGTACGACCGCGCGACCGCCGAACGGATTACCCGCGAGAAGGACCTGCCCGAGGAACGAATCGCCGCAGTCCTCGACGGAATTACCGAAGAGAACGTCGTCACGGCGGCCGACGCCAAAGTGCTGTTCGACAATTTCCTCGGGTACGTCGAGGCGCTGTCGGCCGAGCGGCCGACGAACGAATCGCGAGCCTGA
- a CDS encoding sugar phosphate isomerase/epimerase family protein, giving the protein MTIRVGLCTISDKERPLEEVLDLASDAGYDGVEIWGRDHVADGSEETCERINEVASARGLEIASYGSYLRCGSDDFDDDLEHELAVTDSLDTDIIRVWAGSQEYGDHDEDHWDRVVADLERLTERAADYDVEITVEKHNNTVTHTREGARRLIEAIDDERCRLNYQPGFSIPAPELEREARELAPLSNQLHLQTTRERTERARAPLAEAYYDLEAILEPFLEDKFDGFANVEFVTDERPYREAIEADLETVRSFVSTGR; this is encoded by the coding sequence ATGACGATCCGCGTCGGACTATGTACGATTTCGGACAAAGAGCGTCCCCTCGAGGAGGTCCTCGATCTGGCCAGCGACGCCGGGTACGATGGCGTCGAAATCTGGGGCCGCGATCACGTCGCTGACGGCTCCGAGGAGACCTGCGAGCGGATCAACGAGGTGGCGAGCGCTCGCGGCCTCGAGATTGCCTCGTACGGCTCGTACCTGCGCTGTGGCAGCGACGACTTCGACGACGACCTGGAACACGAACTCGCGGTGACTGATAGCCTCGACACAGACATTATCCGGGTCTGGGCCGGCAGCCAGGAGTACGGCGATCACGACGAGGACCACTGGGATCGGGTCGTCGCCGACCTCGAGCGACTGACCGAGCGCGCCGCCGACTACGACGTCGAGATCACCGTCGAGAAGCACAACAACACGGTCACGCACACCCGCGAAGGAGCCAGACGGCTGATCGAGGCGATCGACGACGAGCGCTGTCGCTTGAACTACCAGCCGGGCTTTTCGATTCCAGCACCCGAACTCGAGCGCGAGGCCCGGGAACTCGCGCCGCTCTCGAATCAGCTCCACCTCCAGACGACGCGTGAGCGAACCGAACGCGCTCGCGCCCCGCTCGCAGAGGCGTACTACGACCTCGAGGCGATCCTGGAGCCGTTCCTCGAGGACAAATTCGACGGCTTCGCGAACGTGGAGTTCGTGACCGACGAGCGTCCCTACCGGGAAGCGATCGAGGCCGACCTGGAGACCGTCCGATCCTTCGTCTCGACGGGACGGTAA
- a CDS encoding Gfo/Idh/MocA family protein codes for MNDERAPRIGIVGLGTIGRIHATRLDDLGADLAGADLDADARSAFADEFDAPTYGDHEVLLESDVDAVIVGVPNCAHEEVAVDALEAGADVLLEKPLAHSLESAEQIATAARSAEGFCTVGFTMRYANATKRAVELREAGRLGSLSHVSVEYLRRGGVPGGGRGWFTNESLAGGGVLMDLGVHVIDLALYLLDYPAVVEVSGRARSEFGEYAVDDSATALLRCADGRTISVETSWHGTATPSRECVVRGTEGGLAFEVSGSELTVVSADADEPVDTIEVGTADMHLAEDRAFLDAVAGDADPTAGTVEEALLVQRVIDAIYESSERGRAMPLER; via the coding sequence ATGAACGACGAACGAGCTCCCCGCATTGGGATCGTCGGCCTCGGGACGATCGGTCGAATCCACGCCACCCGGCTCGACGACCTCGGTGCCGACCTGGCGGGCGCCGACCTCGACGCCGACGCTCGGTCGGCCTTCGCCGACGAGTTCGACGCACCGACGTACGGGGATCACGAGGTCCTGCTCGAGTCCGACGTAGACGCGGTAATCGTCGGCGTCCCGAACTGCGCCCACGAGGAGGTCGCAGTCGACGCGCTCGAGGCTGGCGCAGACGTCCTCCTCGAGAAACCGCTGGCTCATTCCCTCGAGAGCGCCGAGCAGATTGCGACAGCAGCCCGGAGCGCGGAGGGATTCTGTACGGTCGGGTTCACCATGCGGTACGCGAACGCGACGAAGCGAGCAGTCGAACTGCGAGAGGCGGGACGGCTCGGCTCGCTCTCGCACGTGAGCGTCGAGTACCTCAGGCGAGGCGGCGTCCCCGGTGGCGGTCGCGGCTGGTTCACGAACGAATCGCTCGCCGGTGGCGGCGTACTGATGGATCTGGGCGTCCACGTCATCGACCTCGCCCTGTACCTGCTCGACTATCCGGCCGTGGTCGAGGTGAGCGGACGGGCGCGCTCGGAGTTCGGCGAGTACGCGGTCGACGACTCCGCGACTGCCTTGCTCCGGTGTGCCGATGGACGGACGATTTCCGTCGAGACGTCCTGGCACGGTACGGCGACCCCCTCGAGGGAGTGCGTGGTTCGCGGGACGGAGGGCGGGCTCGCGTTCGAGGTGTCGGGATCTGAACTGACCGTCGTCAGCGCCGACGCCGACGAACCCGTCGACACTATCGAGGTCGGCACCGCGGACATGCACCTCGCGGAGGATCGGGCTTTTCTCGATGCGGTCGCCGGGGACGCCGACCCCACCGCGGGAACGGTCGAGGAAGCGCTCCTCGTCCAGCGCGTGATCGACGCCATCTACGAGTCGAGCGAGCGAGGACGAGCGATGCCCCTCGAGCGATGA
- a CDS encoding Gfo/Idh/MocA family protein, translated as MSDYTVGIVGTGPHPEDSDHDGYSMGHRHARSFRRANGCQVAACADIVADHAAAFGDEFGLDDERVFTDVQEMLDGATPDVVSICTPPSTHGELVETCARHESVQAVHCEKPMAETVGESRRLVEVCEHAGVQLTINLQNRCSDAAGEIKRVIEDGAIGDLERVEIGRQDLLQTGLHHVDLANYVLGDEPVAWVLGQIDYPDEHVWYTNMPSERQGLGMWAYESGVHALCSTGAGAEAVGPHTNRFIGTDGEVEFQLGDGYRIRTDGKWRTVEVGGDAAQDAAIVTLIEALETDEEPIISGRRALGSTEVVFGIWESARKRGRVSLPLDIEDNPLAALIESGELPPEE; from the coding sequence ATGAGCGACTACACGGTTGGAATCGTCGGAACCGGGCCACATCCCGAGGACTCGGATCACGACGGCTACTCCATGGGCCACCGCCACGCGCGGAGTTTTCGACGGGCCAACGGCTGTCAGGTGGCCGCCTGTGCGGACATCGTCGCCGATCACGCGGCCGCGTTCGGAGACGAGTTCGGCCTCGACGATGAACGTGTCTTTACGGACGTCCAGGAGATGCTCGACGGGGCGACTCCCGACGTCGTCAGTATCTGCACCCCGCCGTCGACGCACGGGGAGCTGGTCGAAACGTGTGCCCGCCACGAGTCGGTGCAGGCGGTCCACTGCGAGAAGCCGATGGCCGAGACGGTCGGGGAGAGTCGGCGTCTCGTCGAAGTCTGTGAACACGCCGGCGTTCAGCTGACGATCAACCTCCAGAACCGGTGCAGCGACGCCGCTGGCGAGATCAAGCGGGTCATTGAGGACGGGGCGATCGGCGACCTCGAGCGCGTCGAGATCGGTCGCCAGGACCTGCTCCAGACGGGGCTCCACCACGTCGACCTCGCGAACTACGTCCTCGGTGACGAACCAGTGGCGTGGGTGCTCGGGCAGATCGACTACCCGGACGAGCACGTCTGGTACACGAACATGCCGTCCGAACGCCAGGGACTCGGTATGTGGGCGTACGAATCCGGCGTTCACGCGCTCTGCTCGACGGGCGCGGGCGCCGAGGCCGTCGGCCCCCACACCAATCGCTTCATCGGGACCGATGGTGAGGTCGAGTTTCAACTCGGCGACGGGTATCGCATCCGAACCGACGGCAAGTGGAGGACCGTCGAGGTCGGCGGCGACGCCGCCCAGGACGCGGCCATCGTGACGCTCATCGAAGCGCTCGAGACCGACGAGGAGCCGATTATCAGCGGCCGACGAGCGCTCGGATCGACGGAGGTCGTCTTCGGCATCTGGGAGTCGGCGCGCAAACGGGGGCGCGTCAGTCTCCCGCTGGATATCGAGGACAATCCGCTGGCTGCGCTCATCGAGTCGGGAGAGTTACCGCCGGAGGAGTGA
- a CDS encoding Gfo/Idh/MocA family protein codes for MTERAVGYVGLDHHHAEPYLQTLDALQATVTCACEPNPAFDPSAVDSLGEVPVYDSIEAMLAAESVDTVFLTLPNRDTPDAIERALDAGVDVYTEKPAARQVTELEPVLERVATADETVCVSYPWQSHPIARDLRGLVQDGFFGDLRAFEARYVASQLSVRDTDHFIFDQDASRGGILQWLGIHWLQLIDWLLEEPIVRVNANMASGTEGVAVEDVATLQLETSEGAVGTLHCGYHLGEGLYDTRIDLYGSDGRSSWDPMGREFGFEGETTLELDDASGEWASTPHRTITHEYDPAPGYGGSWGKAFVEAFFEACDGKRDPPVTLQDAAAVLRILDAAYESAETGEWVDVDTDVSAA; via the coding sequence ATGACGGAGCGAGCCGTCGGCTACGTCGGCCTCGACCACCATCACGCAGAGCCCTACCTGCAGACCCTCGACGCGCTTCAGGCGACGGTGACGTGCGCGTGCGAACCGAATCCGGCTTTCGATCCGTCCGCCGTCGATTCTCTCGGCGAGGTCCCGGTCTACGACTCCATCGAGGCAATGTTGGCCGCCGAGTCGGTCGATACGGTTTTCCTCACGCTTCCAAATCGCGACACGCCCGACGCCATCGAACGAGCGCTCGACGCCGGGGTCGACGTCTACACGGAGAAGCCGGCGGCCCGCCAGGTCACTGAACTCGAGCCCGTGCTGGAGCGGGTCGCGACCGCCGACGAAACCGTCTGCGTGTCGTACCCGTGGCAATCACACCCGATCGCTCGAGACCTCCGTGGGCTGGTCCAGGACGGATTCTTCGGCGACCTCCGCGCGTTCGAGGCGCGCTACGTCGCGTCGCAGTTGTCGGTCCGGGATACCGACCACTTCATTTTCGACCAGGACGCCAGTCGCGGTGGCATCCTCCAGTGGCTCGGCATTCACTGGCTCCAGCTGATCGACTGGCTTCTGGAGGAACCGATCGTACGCGTCAACGCGAACATGGCTTCGGGAACCGAGGGGGTCGCTGTCGAGGACGTCGCGACGCTCCAACTCGAGACATCCGAGGGAGCGGTCGGTACGCTCCACTGCGGCTACCACCTCGGTGAAGGCCTCTACGACACCAGAATCGACCTGTACGGAAGCGACGGTCGGAGTAGCTGGGACCCGATGGGACGGGAGTTCGGGTTCGAGGGCGAGACGACGCTCGAACTCGACGACGCGAGCGGCGAGTGGGCCAGCACGCCCCATCGGACGATCACCCACGAGTACGACCCGGCACCGGGCTACGGCGGGTCGTGGGGCAAAGCCTTCGTCGAGGCGTTCTTCGAGGCCTGTGATGGAAAGCGCGACCCGCCGGTCACGCTCCAGGACGCCGCCGCAGTTCTTCGCATTCTCGACGCCGCCTACGAGTCCGCGGAGACGGGGGAGTGGGTCGACGTCGACACTGACGTTTCCGCAGCGTAG
- a CDS encoding glutamine amidotransferase, which yields MTNVLLAGESWQMLTFEIKGQDVLTGASYDEAPDHLVAALEVAGASVTYQPCHVATREFPRTRAELETYDLVILSDIGADTLQLTPQVRRGEVDVDRCELLASYVEDGGGLGMIGGYMSFAGVNGQARYDRTALADVLPVSIGPGDDRVEAPAGVRPTNEGVPGATLDDEWPAVLGYNRVVADADADVWATVGDDPLLAVGSYGDGRTFAFTTDCAPHWAPPAFLEWDGLPTLWEALLEDVTG from the coding sequence ATGACGAACGTACTCCTCGCCGGTGAGTCCTGGCAAATGCTCACCTTCGAGATCAAGGGACAGGACGTCCTCACCGGGGCGTCCTACGACGAAGCGCCGGATCACCTCGTCGCAGCCCTCGAGGTCGCGGGCGCGTCGGTGACCTACCAGCCCTGTCACGTCGCGACCCGCGAATTCCCTCGGACGCGGGCTGAACTCGAGACGTACGACCTCGTGATTCTGAGCGACATCGGCGCGGACACCCTCCAGCTCACGCCGCAGGTCCGACGGGGCGAAGTCGACGTCGATCGGTGTGAACTGCTGGCGTCGTACGTCGAAGACGGCGGCGGACTGGGAATGATCGGCGGCTACATGAGCTTCGCGGGCGTCAACGGCCAGGCGCGGTACGATCGCACCGCGCTCGCCGACGTACTGCCGGTCTCGATCGGTCCCGGCGACGACCGGGTGGAGGCGCCGGCCGGCGTGCGCCCGACGAACGAAGGGGTTCCAGGAGCGACCCTCGACGACGAGTGGCCCGCTGTCCTCGGCTACAACCGGGTCGTCGCCGACGCCGACGCAGACGTCTGGGCGACGGTCGGCGACGATCCCCTGCTCGCCGTCGGCTCGTACGGGGACGGACGAACGTTCGCGTTCACTACCGACTGTGCGCCCCACTGGGCACCGCCAGCGTTCCTCGAGTGGGACGGCCTTCCCACCCTCTGGGAGGCACTGCTCGAGGACGTCACCGGCTGA
- a CDS encoding neutral/alkaline non-lysosomal ceramidase N-terminal domain-containing protein: MPRDAHDTSSSGYEWRAGTATRVITPEKPMWMAGFAKREDPATGVEHDLEATALALEDESGTLAAIVSADVLFIPRAIRDAVTQRCEANFGIDPDSIVLAATHTHCGPEFRDFKVRMYADDVERYRTNADEYRERLEDELVTVIGEALDGRAPVRLSYSHARCGFAMNRRLPVEDGIAHEQNPDGPVDHEVPVLVVEPDEGGNRTDGMAPSAIVFGYACHTTTLSFTEYCGDWAGFARQYLEERYSGVTALCLLGCAGDQNPYPRGDVDLAKHHGCTMATTVRAAIESRRRPIRGPLRTGFEDCALKFENPPSRDELEAMRKGDVRHLRVRAEALLDELDETGTIRTEHPYPIQAFGFGDDLTLVALGGEVLVEYGIQLKDRLEGPVWVAGYANDEFTYVPTARVRAEGGYESEGAIRRSAFSGPLDSNAEERILQHAQALGERVRSSRTIQ, from the coding sequence ATGCCACGGGACGCACACGATACGTCTTCGAGCGGCTACGAGTGGCGGGCCGGCACCGCTACCCGCGTCATTACGCCCGAGAAACCGATGTGGATGGCGGGCTTCGCGAAGCGCGAAGACCCCGCCACGGGCGTCGAACACGACCTCGAGGCGACGGCACTGGCGCTCGAGGACGAGTCGGGAACGCTCGCGGCCATCGTCTCCGCAGACGTGTTGTTCATCCCGAGAGCGATCCGAGACGCCGTCACGCAGCGCTGTGAGGCGAATTTCGGTATCGATCCCGATTCTATCGTACTTGCGGCGACGCACACCCACTGCGGACCGGAATTCCGGGATTTCAAGGTGCGAATGTACGCCGACGACGTCGAGCGGTATCGAACGAACGCGGATGAGTATCGCGAACGACTCGAGGACGAACTTGTCACCGTAATCGGCGAGGCACTCGACGGCCGAGCGCCGGTGCGTCTCAGCTACAGTCACGCCCGGTGTGGGTTCGCGATGAATCGACGACTGCCGGTCGAGGACGGGATCGCCCACGAGCAAAACCCCGACGGGCCGGTCGATCACGAGGTTCCGGTTCTCGTCGTCGAACCCGACGAAGGGGGCAATCGAACCGACGGAATGGCGCCTTCGGCCATCGTGTTCGGCTACGCGTGCCACACGACGACTCTCTCGTTCACGGAGTACTGCGGCGACTGGGCCGGGTTCGCCCGCCAGTACCTCGAGGAGCGCTATTCAGGGGTCACCGCCCTCTGTCTCCTGGGCTGTGCCGGCGACCAGAATCCGTATCCACGCGGTGACGTCGACCTGGCGAAACACCACGGATGCACGATGGCCACGACCGTCCGGGCGGCGATCGAATCCCGAAGACGGCCGATTCGAGGACCGCTCAGGACCGGCTTCGAGGACTGTGCACTCAAGTTCGAGAACCCACCGAGCAGGGACGAACTCGAGGCGATGCGGAAAGGCGACGTGCGACACCTGCGTGTCCGCGCGGAGGCGCTCCTCGACGAACTCGACGAGACCGGCACGATTCGAACGGAACACCCGTATCCGATACAGGCGTTCGGCTTCGGCGACGACCTCACGCTGGTGGCTCTCGGCGGCGAAGTTCTCGTCGAGTACGGGATTCAACTGAAGGATCGCCTCGAGGGACCGGTCTGGGTGGCCGGGTACGCGAACGACGAGTTCACGTACGTGCCAACGGCCAGAGTGAGAGCCGAGGGTGGCTACGAGAGCGAGGGAGCGATCCGCCGGTCGGCGTTTTCGGGGCCACTCGATTCGAACGCCGAGGAACGGATCCTACAGCACGCGCAGGCGCTCGGCGAGCGGGTACGCAGCTCGAGGACAATACAATAG
- a CDS encoding alpha/beta hydrolase yields MPADTPADDYPLHPERIHGQPSSAQERQRRRDSLEELRPLLAPEADEYGSDPRLSHRDDSWLAWQERTGELPPDFERLPALAELPDPLVQYGPGAERRAEITTSEEWEQQRDRYRNQLEYWLYGRMPPAPGNVRASELDSRTVEGATIRDVRLEFGPGHDLTLDLELMVPDGTGPFPVFMTQWNHRKWALLALQRGYAAVVYAAADARDDAADYGEYYPDYDFQLLARRAWAAHRVVDYLETVPEADDDRIAITGASRNGKQSLIAAAFDERIDAVAPCSAGSGAVVPARFDRDDCYAGDMSVHARLRRSWFHPRWRFFVGRENRLPVDANHLVSLVAPRPCLLHTALNERTTSAWAVAQVYQSANSVYDLLDAGDRLALQYRQGRHARTTRDLHQILDFFDDTFGLGEYDDPARLYHDFSFEEWRRTAVDDVDVAEFPERGLEDPLIDDDGNRAETVEAWVDRKPILRERLRWSLGERPPRASDPPTSSLEEAGRGGKPDYLADVIGRPDPPDGVEKQWLSPSRTYGERVEGDLYYPQSTDSDRPDEQLPAIVWLHPYAYNTGYGADGRGQVPVEGATDRGFALYAYDQLGFGTRIEEGEHFYERHPNWSKMGKLVDDALAAVETLSALECIDDDRIFVLGYSLGATVGLYAAALDERIAGVASVSGFAPFRTSDSETERANAVIGRLSHMHGLQPRLGLFRDDPERVPFDFHEVLGLIAPRPTLAVAPSLDWTHPQADVLRCVSEARSVYDLYGVPEALQIRAPDDLLSFDYHEARLGDGPEESPEAFSTDRRDAVFDWITDQA; encoded by the coding sequence ATGCCCGCAGACACACCTGCCGACGACTATCCACTCCACCCCGAACGGATCCACGGACAGCCATCGTCTGCCCAGGAGAGACAGCGACGACGGGACTCCCTCGAGGAACTGCGCCCCCTGCTCGCGCCCGAGGCCGACGAGTACGGCTCCGATCCACGCCTCTCTCACCGGGACGACAGCTGGCTCGCGTGGCAGGAACGAACGGGCGAACTTCCGCCCGACTTCGAGCGGTTGCCGGCACTCGCCGAGCTTCCCGACCCCCTCGTTCAGTACGGTCCTGGAGCGGAACGTCGCGCCGAGATCACGACCAGCGAGGAGTGGGAACAGCAGCGAGATCGATACAGGAACCAGCTCGAGTACTGGCTTTACGGACGGATGCCCCCCGCGCCGGGAAACGTTCGGGCGAGCGAACTCGACTCTCGGACCGTGGAGGGAGCGACGATACGCGACGTCCGACTCGAATTCGGCCCGGGCCACGACCTGACGCTCGACCTCGAACTCATGGTTCCGGACGGGACAGGGCCGTTTCCGGTGTTCATGACCCAGTGGAACCACCGCAAGTGGGCGCTGCTGGCCCTCCAGCGGGGCTACGCGGCCGTCGTCTACGCGGCGGCTGACGCCCGGGACGACGCGGCCGACTACGGCGAGTACTACCCCGACTACGACTTCCAGTTGCTCGCCAGGCGAGCGTGGGCCGCCCATCGCGTCGTCGACTACCTCGAGACGGTACCCGAGGCGGACGACGATCGGATCGCGATCACGGGTGCGTCGCGAAACGGCAAGCAGTCGCTGATCGCCGCGGCGTTCGACGAACGAATCGACGCGGTCGCCCCCTGTAGCGCCGGGAGCGGCGCCGTCGTTCCAGCACGATTCGATCGGGACGACTGTTACGCCGGGGACATGTCGGTCCACGCGCGCCTTCGGCGCAGCTGGTTTCACCCGCGCTGGCGCTTCTTCGTGGGCCGGGAGAATCGCCTCCCTGTCGACGCCAACCACCTCGTCTCGCTCGTCGCGCCGCGCCCTTGTCTGCTCCACACGGCGCTGAACGAGCGGACGACGAGCGCGTGGGCCGTCGCGCAGGTGTACCAATCTGCCAACTCAGTCTACGACCTCCTGGACGCCGGCGACCGACTCGCCCTGCAGTATCGCCAGGGTCGTCACGCCAGGACCACGCGAGATCTTCACCAGATCCTGGACTTCTTCGACGACACGTTCGGACTCGGCGAGTACGACGACCCGGCGCGGCTCTACCACGACTTTTCGTTCGAGGAGTGGCGTCGGACGGCGGTCGATGACGTCGACGTTGCCGAATTCCCCGAACGCGGACTCGAGGACCCCCTGATAGACGACGATGGTAACCGAGCCGAGACGGTCGAGGCGTGGGTCGATCGAAAACCCATTCTTCGAGAGCGACTCCGCTGGAGTCTCGGCGAGCGACCGCCGCGCGCGTCGGACCCGCCTACGTCCTCGCTCGAGGAGGCGGGTCGAGGCGGGAAACCGGACTACCTCGCGGACGTCATCGGCCGACCCGACCCGCCGGATGGCGTCGAGAAACAGTGGCTGTCACCGTCGCGTACCTACGGCGAACGCGTCGAGGGCGACCTCTACTATCCGCAGTCGACCGATAGTGACCGCCCGGACGAACAGTTGCCCGCGATCGTCTGGCTGCATCCCTACGCCTACAACACCGGGTACGGAGCGGACGGGCGCGGGCAGGTCCCGGTCGAGGGAGCCACCGACCGCGGGTTCGCGCTGTACGCGTACGACCAGCTCGGCTTCGGCACACGGATCGAGGAGGGCGAGCACTTCTACGAGCGTCACCCGAACTGGTCGAAGATGGGCAAACTGGTCGACGACGCGCTGGCGGCCGTCGAGACGCTCTCGGCGCTCGAGTGCATCGACGACGACCGAATCTTCGTCCTGGGGTACTCGCTCGGGGCCACCGTCGGCCTGTACGCGGCAGCCCTCGACGAGCGCATCGCCGGCGTCGCCTCGGTCAGTGGGTTCGCGCCGTTCCGGACGAGCGATTCCGAAACCGAACGCGCCAACGCGGTGATTGGACGGCTGTCTCACATGCACGGGCTGCAACCCCGCCTCGGGCTGTTTCGGGACGACCCCGAGCGCGTCCCGTTCGACTTCCACGAGGTGCTCGGACTGATCGCACCCCGACCGACGCTCGCGGTGGCCCCGTCGCTCGACTGGACCCACCCCCAGGCGGACGTCCTTCGATGCGTCTCCGAAGCCCGGTCCGTCTACGACCTCTACGGGGTGCCCGAGGCGCTCCAGATTCGAGCACCGGACGACCTATTGAGCTTCGATTACCACGAAGCCCGTCTCGGCGACGGACCGGAGGAGTCGCCCGAGGCGTTCTCTACGGACCGACGAGACGCCGTCTTCGACTGGATCACCGACCAGGCCTGA
- a CDS encoding CapA family protein produces the protein MSDEASSGTSDDRSKDSSVEGSTVVSDDLATVVDLGTGRDRRGGDLWSMVVAGDCALNRDARPTAERTVSSPLRERIGVADVSILNVEAPIVSDEATPIDKSGPCVENPDGTAETVADVGFDVCTLANNHVRDYGPEGVVTTLEALHDANLATVGVGSTPDEAYEPLAVGPDESVAIVNVCEREFNLVDERGHGAAWFSDRRAREAIRAADREYDSVIVVAHSGVEYVPFPAPQLQGLLREFVDIGADLVVGHHPHVPQGWERYGDGTIFYSLGNFLFDSMADEENTSWGLVLEVEFDGATPVAVEIVPTETVDGVVHPLGLTRDCEDYLSYLNRLAEITTDAATLEAYWQEIAVQVFYERYSNWLHTGVGANLSRARSAPNDLRLQRSIWDPETRRAELFVLLNVIRAESHRWLTTTALEVLSGEGIDRRTPEIRDEAQRLLARTARE, from the coding sequence ATGAGTGACGAAGCCTCGAGTGGCACGAGTGACGACCGCTCGAAGGACTCGAGTGTCGAAGGCTCGACCGTCGTGAGCGACGACCTCGCCACGGTAGTCGACCTCGGAACGGGTCGCGACCGACGGGGTGGTGACCTCTGGTCGATGGTCGTCGCCGGCGACTGCGCGCTCAATCGAGACGCCAGGCCGACCGCCGAACGAACGGTGTCGTCGCCCCTTCGAGAACGGATCGGCGTGGCCGACGTCTCGATCCTCAACGTCGAAGCCCCCATCGTCTCAGATGAGGCGACGCCGATCGACAAGAGCGGGCCGTGCGTCGAGAACCCGGACGGGACGGCCGAGACAGTGGCGGACGTCGGTTTCGACGTCTGCACGCTCGCGAACAACCACGTCCGCGACTACGGACCCGAGGGCGTCGTGACGACACTCGAGGCGCTTCACGACGCAAACCTCGCGACCGTGGGCGTTGGCTCGACGCCCGATGAAGCGTATGAACCGCTCGCGGTCGGGCCCGACGAGTCGGTCGCGATCGTCAACGTCTGCGAACGGGAGTTCAACCTCGTCGACGAACGGGGCCACGGAGCGGCGTGGTTCTCCGATCGTCGCGCTCGAGAGGCCATCCGGGCGGCCGATCGGGAGTACGACAGCGTGATCGTCGTCGCCCACAGCGGCGTGGAGTACGTCCCGTTCCCGGCTCCTCAACTCCAGGGACTCCTGCGGGAGTTCGTCGACATCGGGGCCGACCTCGTCGTCGGGCACCACCCGCACGTCCCTCAGGGCTGGGAACGGTACGGCGACGGCACGATCTTCTACAGCCTCGGTAACTTCCTGTTCGACAGCATGGCCGACGAGGAGAACACCTCCTGGGGACTCGTCCTGGAGGTCGAATTCGACGGAGCGACGCCGGTCGCCGTCGAAATCGTGCCGACCGAAACCGTCGACGGGGTCGTCCACCCGCTCGGGCTTACTCGAGATTGCGAGGACTACCTGTCGTACCTCAACCGGCTCGCCGAGATCACCACAGACGCGGCGACGCTCGAGGCCTACTGGCAAGAAATTGCCGTTCAGGTATTCTACGAGCGGTACTCCAACTGGCTCCACACCGGCGTCGGGGCGAACCTCTCGCGTGCGCGCTCGGCGCCGAACGACCTGCGACTGCAGCGATCGATCTGGGATCCCGAAACCCGACGGGCGGAACTCTTCGTCCTGTTGAACGTCATCCGGGCGGAGTCCCACCGGTGGCTCACGACCACGGCGCTTGAGGTGCTCTCCGGCGAAGGTATCGACAGGCGGACCCCGGAGATCCGCGACGAAGCGCAGCGATTGCTGGCTCGAACCGCCCGCGAGTGA